One window of the Natrinema sp. CBA1119 genome contains the following:
- a CDS encoding NAD-dependent succinate-semialdehyde dehydrogenase, which yields MQVINPATGEREETVEEHDASDVQDALERSTAAYEEWRERPIREREELLSAAGDILRENKREYAETMTREMGKPISQALAEIEKCAWVCDHYAQHGSAYLEADSHPSPPGSNVKTVYDPLGPILAVMPWNFPFWQVFRFAAPHLTSGNVGLLKHASNVPGCAQAIEDVFRKAGYPEDVFQSLLIPSDLVDDVIEDERVKAATVTGSGPAGRAVASTAGDQLKKSVLELGGSDPFVVLDDADVADAAETGAWARNQNGGQSCIAGKRFLVHTDVYDEFLERFVDEVESLTVGDPMDEDTDVGPQAREDLMEELHEQVEASAEAGARVLTGGEPMDRDGAFYPPTVLADVPEGCPADSEETFGPVAAVYEIDDEDGLLAKANDTEFGLGASIWTNDRARGQRLAREIDAGCVYINQLVKSDPRVPFGGVKESGYGRELAREGMLEFVNRKTVWTE from the coding sequence ATGCAGGTGATCAATCCGGCCACCGGCGAGCGAGAGGAAACCGTCGAGGAACACGACGCATCCGACGTTCAGGACGCCCTCGAGCGATCGACGGCGGCGTACGAGGAGTGGCGCGAGCGGCCGATTCGGGAGCGCGAGGAACTGCTCTCGGCCGCGGGTGACATCCTCCGCGAGAACAAACGCGAGTACGCCGAAACGATGACCCGCGAGATGGGGAAGCCGATCTCGCAGGCGCTCGCCGAGATCGAGAAGTGCGCGTGGGTCTGTGACCACTACGCCCAACACGGGAGCGCCTATCTCGAGGCGGACTCCCATCCGAGCCCGCCGGGATCGAACGTCAAAACCGTCTACGATCCGCTCGGCCCTATTCTGGCGGTGATGCCGTGGAATTTCCCGTTCTGGCAGGTCTTCCGGTTTGCGGCCCCGCACCTCACCTCGGGGAACGTCGGGCTGCTCAAACACGCCTCGAACGTCCCCGGCTGTGCCCAAGCCATCGAGGACGTGTTCCGCAAGGCCGGCTACCCCGAGGATGTCTTCCAGTCACTGCTGATCCCGTCCGATCTGGTCGACGACGTCATCGAGGACGAACGGGTCAAAGCCGCGACCGTTACCGGTAGCGGTCCGGCGGGTCGCGCGGTCGCGTCGACGGCCGGCGACCAGCTCAAGAAGTCCGTCCTCGAGCTGGGCGGGAGCGACCCGTTCGTCGTCCTCGACGATGCCGATGTCGCGGATGCGGCAGAGACGGGCGCGTGGGCGCGCAACCAGAACGGCGGGCAGTCCTGTATCGCCGGGAAGCGCTTTCTCGTCCACACCGACGTCTACGACGAGTTCCTCGAGCGGTTCGTCGACGAGGTCGAATCGCTCACGGTGGGTGACCCGATGGACGAGGACACGGACGTCGGCCCGCAGGCCCGCGAAGACCTCATGGAAGAGCTTCACGAACAGGTCGAAGCGAGCGCCGAGGCCGGTGCTCGCGTGCTCACCGGCGGCGAGCCGATGGACCGCGACGGCGCGTTCTATCCGCCGACGGTGCTCGCCGACGTCCCGGAGGGGTGTCCGGCCGACAGCGAGGAGACGTTCGGCCCCGTCGCCGCCGTCTATGAAATCGACGACGAGGACGGACTCCTCGCGAAGGCCAACGACACGGAGTTCGGCCTCGGCGCGAGCATCTGGACGAACGACCGGGCTCGCGGTCAACGCCTCGCCCGCGAGATAGACGCTGGCTGCGTCTACATCAACCAACTCGTCAAGTCCGATCCGCGCGTCCCGTTCGGCGGCGTCAAGGAGTCGGGCTACGGCCGCGAACTCGCTCGAGAGGGGATGCTCGAGTTCGTCAACCGGAAGACGGTCTGGACCGAATAA
- a CDS encoding multicopper oxidase domain-containing protein, whose product MSDRIGAPGLGLSRREFVAATGGVAALTGLAGCMSQGATQDSSPSDSSEKSSDESGSELPWTSSPEVVQVDEQGGSVTLRSVTSRHAVHPMDSMGGPVELPKVWAFQADDGTPSVPGPILRTTEGNDIEVTLDNTDAKMPHTLHFHGSNLTWENDGVPTTTGITVNPGEKHTYTIPANVPGTHLYHCHYQTHQHIDMGMYGIFRVDPKGYEPADKEYFFTLKDWDSRVNRQMAGEDVDYSPRNRNPDVFTMNGKSLPRTLHPEEGSPIIVDHGDTVRLHMVNAGYMSHPMHTHNHRFRLVEKDGGQVPEAAQYEQDVTNIAPAERHTIEFEANADPGIYLMHCHKVNHAMNGNSYPGGMVNGIVYRDAMDTDIFANLMEHAGYEG is encoded by the coding sequence ATGAGTGATCGTATTGGCGCACCCGGACTCGGACTATCGCGACGCGAATTCGTTGCTGCGACTGGCGGTGTGGCTGCACTGACCGGCTTGGCCGGCTGTATGAGCCAGGGAGCGACACAGGACTCGAGTCCGTCGGATTCGTCCGAGAAATCTTCGGACGAGTCCGGTTCAGAGCTGCCGTGGACGAGTTCCCCTGAGGTCGTCCAGGTCGACGAGCAGGGCGGGAGCGTCACGCTACGGTCGGTGACGTCCCGACACGCCGTCCATCCGATGGACTCGATGGGCGGCCCGGTGGAACTGCCGAAGGTCTGGGCGTTCCAGGCCGACGACGGGACGCCGAGCGTTCCGGGGCCGATCCTCCGAACGACCGAAGGCAACGACATCGAAGTGACGCTAGATAACACTGACGCCAAGATGCCGCACACGCTGCACTTCCACGGCTCGAATCTGACGTGGGAAAACGACGGCGTCCCGACGACGACGGGAATCACGGTCAACCCCGGCGAGAAACACACCTACACGATCCCCGCGAACGTCCCGGGGACCCACCTCTATCACTGCCACTACCAAACTCACCAGCACATTGATATGGGGATGTACGGCATCTTCCGCGTCGATCCGAAGGGGTACGAACCCGCGGACAAGGAGTACTTCTTCACGCTGAAGGACTGGGACTCGCGCGTGAACCGGCAGATGGCCGGCGAGGACGTCGACTACAGTCCCCGCAACCGCAACCCGGACGTGTTTACGATGAACGGGAAGAGCCTCCCGCGGACGCTCCACCCGGAGGAGGGCTCGCCGATCATCGTCGACCACGGCGACACCGTCCGCCTCCACATGGTCAACGCGGGGTATATGTCCCACCCGATGCACACGCACAACCACCGGTTCCGCCTCGTCGAAAAAGACGGCGGGCAGGTCCCCGAAGCGGCCCAGTATGAACAGGACGTCACAAATATCGCACCCGCAGAACGACACACCATCGAGTTCGAGGCCAACGCCGACCCCGGCATCTACCTCATGCACTGCCACAAGGTCAACCACGCGATGAACGGGAACTCCTACCCCGGCGGAATGGTCAACGGCATCGTCTACCGCGACGCGATGGATACCGATATCTTCGCGAACCTCATGGAGCACGCGGGCTACGAGGGATAA
- a CDS encoding transcription initiation factor IIB family protein, translated as MSQTIVDTAGGGSTRNGERETVPERRGSECPECAGSIHHDEERGERACAECGLVIDTDEIDYGPEWRAFDDEGDRRRVGAPVTTLRHDKGLSTTIGWEDQDAYGNQLSGRKREQLRRLRTWNERFTSKNAAERNLKHAFGEIERMASALGLPKPCRETAGVLYRRAVEDGLLPGRSIEAMSTACLYAAARQHGTPRTLVAFASVSRVEKLPVQRAYRYLSDELELQIEPADPIHYLPQYASELEISDDAERLAREILEAAMEQDLHSGRSPAGLAAAAIYGAARLTNERITQETVGAETGVSKVTVRNRYRELLDAYGEARDR; from the coding sequence ATGAGTCAGACGATCGTCGATACGGCTGGCGGGGGATCGACCCGGAACGGAGAGCGCGAGACCGTTCCTGAGCGTCGGGGATCCGAGTGTCCGGAATGCGCAGGCTCGATCCACCACGACGAGGAACGCGGCGAGCGGGCGTGTGCGGAGTGTGGTCTGGTTATCGATACGGACGAGATCGATTACGGCCCCGAGTGGCGGGCGTTCGACGACGAGGGGGACCGACGACGGGTCGGCGCGCCGGTGACGACGCTTCGACATGACAAGGGCCTGAGTACGACCATCGGCTGGGAGGATCAGGACGCCTACGGCAACCAGCTCTCGGGGCGAAAGCGCGAACAGCTCCGGCGGCTACGGACGTGGAACGAACGCTTCACCTCGAAAAACGCCGCGGAACGGAACCTCAAACACGCGTTCGGCGAGATCGAGCGCATGGCGTCGGCGCTCGGCTTACCGAAGCCCTGTCGCGAAACGGCCGGCGTCCTGTATCGCCGTGCCGTCGAGGACGGACTGCTTCCGGGACGGTCGATCGAGGCGATGTCGACCGCGTGTCTGTACGCCGCCGCTCGGCAACACGGCACGCCGCGGACGCTGGTCGCGTTCGCCTCGGTAAGTCGCGTCGAAAAGCTCCCCGTCCAGCGAGCGTATCGCTATCTCTCGGACGAACTCGAGTTGCAGATCGAACCCGCCGATCCGATCCACTACCTTCCGCAGTACGCTTCCGAACTCGAGATCAGCGACGACGCCGAACGGCTCGCCCGCGAGATCCTCGAGGCGGCCATGGAGCAGGATCTCCACAGCGGCCGAAGTCCAGCCGGGCTGGCGGCCGCGGCGATTTACGGTGCGGCGCGGCTGACGAACGAACGGATCACCCAGGAGACCGTCGGTGCCGAAACCGGCGTGAGCAAGGTCACGGTCCGAAACCGCTATCGAGAACTACTGGACGCGTACGGGGAGGCCCGCGATCGATAG
- a CDS encoding PadR family transcriptional regulator, with protein sequence MYDLTGFQRDLLYTIAGQDDPHGLAIKDELEDYYEKEIHHGRLYPNLDEVVDKGLVEKGELDQRTNYYTITARGRRELEARREWEDQYVGELLSESE encoded by the coding sequence ATGTACGATCTTACCGGCTTCCAGCGCGACCTGCTGTATACGATCGCCGGGCAAGACGACCCGCACGGCCTCGCGATCAAAGACGAACTCGAGGACTACTACGAGAAGGAGATCCATCACGGGCGGCTCTATCCGAACCTCGACGAGGTCGTCGACAAAGGGCTCGTCGAGAAAGGCGAACTCGACCAGCGAACGAATTACTACACGATCACCGCTCGCGGTCGGCGCGAACTCGAGGCTCGCCGAGAGTGGGAAGACCAGTACGTCGGCGAGTTGCTTTCCGAATCGGAGTAG
- a CDS encoding DUF5830 family protein produces the protein MDRDGDRTEHGGPDVDADLEADDHRVELGLALLARLEHESLPLAAVIDRLETVTSDPTVTRTILDRAELRGLIERDDGIVRPKSRQYVRFEQDVCTKEGEFTCRRCGSGLSTGYFIDLEAGELGPFGSSCIRKVTGRED, from the coding sequence ATGGATCGAGACGGGGATCGAACCGAACACGGCGGGCCCGATGTCGATGCGGACCTCGAGGCGGACGATCACCGCGTCGAACTCGGACTGGCGTTGCTCGCCCGACTCGAACACGAATCGCTCCCACTGGCCGCAGTGATCGACCGCCTCGAGACGGTCACGAGCGATCCGACGGTAACTCGAACGATCCTCGATCGGGCCGAACTCCGCGGCCTCATCGAACGCGATGACGGGATCGTCCGCCCGAAGAGCCGTCAGTACGTCCGCTTCGAACAGGATGTCTGTACGAAAGAGGGTGAGTTTACCTGTCGGCGCTGTGGCTCCGGGCTATCAACCGGTTACTTCATCGATCTCGAGGCGGGCGAACTCGGTCCCTTCGGCTCTTCGTGTATTCGAAAAGTGACCGGACGTGAGGACTAA
- a CDS encoding glycosyltransferase family 39 protein, whose product MVVAATIAVVLLFALVSRHRSRLYRVAGGVALAGHLLFAIVVLPLLPYDWDIDVFHSIAVGILGGGDTSSLSSLDAFGTVQAVLYAVFGTDPTVLAVFNGLLAVLIPLPACYVARRLYDPLESTNGLLLVLLFLPFPFLFNSLPMRDALSTLAAVTLLSICVRAIIDRRYWWALTAPPLWGLLFLLREELALLILLGVAGALLVAAIRRIADRDVSLCSLALSSVPVGVCGFALFAVLFPVDALNARLQYRAMGGAAYLEFMQYESWLDVLLAAPVRAIYFQFAPFPLHVTSTFDLVAILSLPLLIALAVMTYRSIQAVETDSLVEILLGIVYVGGIVGYGLIDSNFGTTLRHRSVFVFLLAVFSAPILESWFRSLRQRVDEAIYQRRKTDEKQCEAQELDTSPEVRSEHRDHAH is encoded by the coding sequence ATGGTCGTCGCCGCCACCATCGCGGTCGTGTTGCTGTTCGCCCTCGTCAGTCGGCACCGATCGCGGCTGTACCGCGTTGCCGGCGGTGTCGCCCTCGCGGGGCATCTCCTGTTCGCGATCGTGGTTCTTCCCCTGCTGCCCTACGACTGGGACATTGACGTGTTCCATTCGATAGCCGTGGGCATCCTGGGCGGTGGCGACACAAGCTCCCTTTCGTCGCTCGATGCGTTCGGTACGGTCCAAGCCGTCCTGTACGCCGTATTCGGGACCGATCCGACGGTACTGGCAGTCTTCAACGGACTGCTGGCCGTGCTGATTCCACTCCCGGCGTGTTACGTCGCCCGGCGACTCTACGACCCGTTGGAGTCGACCAACGGCCTGCTACTCGTGCTCTTGTTTCTCCCCTTCCCGTTCCTGTTCAACAGCCTCCCGATGCGCGATGCGCTCTCGACACTGGCCGCAGTAACGCTCCTCTCCATTTGCGTGCGAGCGATCATCGACCGTCGGTACTGGTGGGCGCTTACCGCGCCGCCGCTCTGGGGACTACTGTTTTTGTTGCGGGAGGAACTGGCGCTGCTGATCCTACTCGGCGTAGCGGGGGCGCTCCTCGTCGCCGCGATCAGGCGGATCGCCGACCGAGATGTTTCGCTGTGCTCGCTGGCGCTGTCCTCGGTTCCGGTCGGCGTCTGTGGGTTCGCGTTGTTCGCCGTCTTGTTCCCCGTCGACGCGCTCAACGCACGGCTACAGTACCGGGCGATGGGCGGTGCGGCGTACCTCGAATTCATGCAGTACGAGTCGTGGCTGGACGTGTTGCTGGCCGCGCCGGTCCGCGCTATCTACTTCCAGTTCGCGCCCTTCCCGCTGCACGTCACCTCGACGTTCGATCTCGTCGCCATACTTTCGCTGCCGCTGTTGATCGCGCTCGCCGTGATGACTTACCGGTCGATCCAGGCCGTCGAAACCGATTCCCTCGTAGAGATTCTCCTCGGTATCGTGTACGTCGGCGGTATCGTCGGCTACGGCTTGATCGACTCGAACTTCGGGACGACACTCAGACACCGCTCGGTGTTCGTATTCCTGCTCGCCGTGTTCAGTGCACCCATTCTCGAATCGTGGTTCCGCTCACTCCGTCAGCGGGTCGACGAAGCGATCTATCAGCGCCGCAAGACAGACGAAAAACAGTGCGAAGCTCAGGAACTTGACACCAGCCCCGAGGTTCGATCTGAACACCGAGACCACGCTCACTAG
- a CDS encoding glycosyltransferase family 4 protein, whose protein sequence is MHVLSATNNLYPDPEATGSGRYNYEVGRELVERGHDVSVVTRLRGDAHARETVDGMDVYRYDASIPRLPATLREIDRTVASIESNAPVDVVSFHGALSSFGVDRAISNRIPRTYTIHGLWAVEYRDRLVAPSRWAAPWHRLNRALRHRIEARVLDHSDAAIVLSEFMRERFRDHHPGAPSCSVVPGGVDVERFAPIDGPGPETFAEDETSFLTVRRLTPRMGLETLLDAFASVVADGDDAHLYIGGDGPLRDELCARADRLGIDSAVTFLGYVPEEQLASLYAGADVFVLPTLELEGFGLATLEALAAGTPVIGTRAGATPEILGNLERRSAITEPLLVDAGDADALAARLASWARVGEAERTSAGGACRSYVIEEGYTWEHVADSLERRFEGLLD, encoded by the coding sequence ATGCACGTCCTCTCCGCGACGAACAACCTCTATCCCGACCCGGAAGCGACCGGCTCCGGGCGGTATAACTACGAAGTCGGTCGCGAGCTCGTCGAACGGGGACACGACGTCTCGGTCGTCACCAGGCTGCGCGGCGACGCGCATGCGCGAGAGACGGTCGACGGGATGGACGTATACCGGTACGACGCGTCGATTCCGCGACTCCCGGCGACGCTGCGGGAAATCGATCGAACGGTGGCGTCGATCGAGTCGAACGCCCCCGTCGACGTCGTCAGTTTTCACGGCGCATTGAGTTCGTTCGGCGTCGACCGGGCAATCTCGAATCGGATCCCCCGAACGTACACGATCCACGGGCTCTGGGCGGTCGAGTACCGCGACAGACTGGTCGCCCCGAGCCGGTGGGCGGCGCCGTGGCACCGGCTCAACCGCGCGCTTCGTCACCGAATCGAGGCTCGCGTGCTCGACCACAGCGACGCCGCCATCGTGTTGAGCGAGTTCATGCGCGAGCGCTTCCGCGACCACCACCCGGGAGCGCCATCCTGTTCGGTCGTCCCGGGCGGCGTCGACGTCGAGCGGTTCGCCCCGATCGACGGCCCCGGCCCGGAGACGTTCGCCGAGGACGAAACCTCGTTTCTCACAGTTCGCCGTCTCACGCCGCGCATGGGTCTGGAGACCCTGCTCGACGCGTTCGCGTCGGTCGTCGCGGACGGCGACGACGCACACCTCTACATCGGGGGCGACGGCCCGCTGCGCGACGAACTGTGCGCGCGAGCCGACCGTCTCGGTATCGACTCGGCCGTCACGTTCCTCGGATACGTTCCGGAGGAGCAACTGGCGTCCCTGTACGCCGGCGCGGACGTGTTCGTTCTGCCGACGCTCGAACTCGAGGGGTTCGGGCTCGCGACGCTCGAGGCGCTGGCCGCAGGGACGCCCGTGATCGGGACGCGAGCCGGCGCGACGCCGGAAATTCTCGGAAATCTGGAGCGTCGATCGGCGATCACGGAGCCGCTGCTGGTCGACGCGGGCGATGCCGACGCCCTGGCCGCGCGACTGGCTTCGTGGGCGCGAGTGGGAGAGGCGGAACGTACGAGTGCGGGGGGAGCCTGCCGGTCCTACGTGATCGAAGAGGGGTACACGTGGGAACACGTCGCTGACAGCCTCGAACGGCGCTTCGAGGGACTACTTGACTGA